From a single Capsicum annuum cultivar UCD-10X-F1 chromosome 12, UCD10Xv1.1, whole genome shotgun sequence genomic region:
- the LOC107849881 gene encoding protein NEN4 has protein sequence MEIPNISSNKRSSEIVFFDLETNVPSKPGQKFWVLEFGAMVVCSRKLVELESYCTLIRPGDLSVVGLKSGRIGGITRKEVADAPSFEQVADKIFSILDGRIWAGHNIQRFDCVRIKAAFAEIGRPTPVPVGIIDSLGVLTQKFGKRAGNMKMASLAAYFDLGEQRHRSLDDVRMNLEVLKHCATVLFLESSLPDLSIGNCQTTSSITTRSRSQVQNFPSSPIDNKWQNSPSSITTRSSKGKSPCREETSRKSPPSTSAIGYQRAVPYARQSLGKVTAGVRNLLCKAQNKPLNTLLKHSQTLFR, from the exons atggaaatcccTAACATTTCAAGCAACAAAAGGTCATCAGAGATTGTGTTTTTTGACTTGGAAACAAACGTACCATCGAAACCTGGACAGAAGTTTTGGGTGTTGGAATTTGGTGCAATGGTAGTTTGTTCAAGAAAGCTTGTTGAACTTGAGAGCTACTGCACTCTTATTAGACCAGGGGATTTGTCAGTTGTGGGGTTAAAGTCGGGCAGAATTGGTGGGATCACGCGAAAAGAAGTTGCTGATGCACCTTCATTTGAACAAGTTGCAGACAAGATCTTCAGTATTTTGGATGGTAGGATTTGGGCAGGTCATAATATACAGAGATTTGATTGTGTTCGTATTAAAGCTGCTTTCGCTGAAATTGGTCGCCCTACACCTGTGCCTGTTGGAATTATCGATTCTTTAGGTGTTTTGACCCAGAAATTTGGTAAAAGAGCTGGAAACATGAAG ATGGCTTCATTGGCAGCTTACTTTGATCTCGGAGAGCAAAGGCACAG GAGCTTGGACGATGTTCGGATGAATTTGGAAGTCCTAAAACATTGTGCAACAGTTCTATTTCTT GAATCAAGTCTACCAGATTTGTCAATTGGGAATTGTCAAACCACTTCCAGCATTACTACAAGAAGTAGAAGCCAAGTG caaaattttccaagttctCCGATCGATAATAAGTGGCAGAATAGTCCTTCCTCAATAACAACAAGGAGTAGCAAAGGGAAATCTCCATGCAGAGAAGAAACAAGCCGGAAATCTCCTCCATCGACAAGTGCTATCGGATATCAAAGAGCTGTTCCTTATGCAAGGCAAAGCTTGGGAAAG GTGACTGCAGGTGTGAGGAATTTGTTATGTAAAGCTCAAAACAAGCCTCTAAATACTTTATTAAAGCATTCGCAGACTCTTTTCCGATGA